Sequence from the Pseudomonas sp. 7SR1 genome:
GACGCCCGCCGTTGCATTTCCTACCTCACCATTGAACTGAAGAACGCCATCCCCGAAGAACTGCGTCCCTTGATCGGCAATCGAGTGTTCGGCTGCGACGATTGCCAGATCGTCTGCCCTTGGAACCGCTTCGCCCGGCCTACCGGGGAAAGCGATTTCAAACCCCGGCATAACCTGGACAACGCCGGCCTGGCCGAATTGTTCCTGTGGGACGAGGACACCTTCCTCAGGAGCACCGAAGGCTCGCCACTGCGCCGAGCCGGCTACGAACGCTGGCTGCGCAACCTGGCGGTGGGCCTTGGCAATGCCCCTTCGACCATTCCCGTACTGCAGGCCTTGCACGCGCGACGCGACTATCCGTCGGAACTGGTGCGCGAGCATGTGGAATGGGCGCTGCGCCAGCACGCCGAGCGTCAAACCTCGTCGTTATAGACGAACTTGGGCATTTCCCAGTGAAAGCGGATCGCCAGGAGGCGTAGCAGGAAACCACCGAACAACGTGATGAGGATTGCCTGTTCGCTTGGCAGCTGCAGATAGACACAGAGCAGATAACACCACGCCGCGGCAAACGACACGCTGGCATAGAGCTCACGGCGGAAGATCAGGGGAATATCGTTGCAGAATATATCCCGCAGGATGCCGCCGAACACCCCGGTGATCACGCCACTGACCGACGCCACCAGCATGCCATGGCCCATCTCAAGGGCGGTCATGCAACCGATCAGGGTAAACGCCACCAGGCCCACGGCGTCGAGTACCAGGAACATCGAACGCAGGTGACGCATCCAGCGCGCCAGGAACACCGTCAGCATCGCCGCCGCAGTGGTCAGCACCAGGTATTCCGGATGCTTGACCCAGGTGAGGGGATAATGACCGAGCAGCACATCGCGCACCGAGCCGCCCCCCAGCGCGGTGACACAGGCGATCAGCACCACGCCGAACCAGTCCATGCCACGCCGTCCGGCGGACAAGGCGCCGGTCATCGCTTCGGCGGTGATGGCGATCAGATAAAGCATCAGCAACATGTTGGCGGTCCTTGCGGGAAGGCGCGCAGTCTAGCCATTTCAGGCAAGCACCAAAAGAGGGCGGTTGCGCATGTCCAGCGCAGAACCCGTGGCGAGGGGATTTATCCCCTCGTCACAAGAGCGCCGCGCGCTTCAATCAGAACTTGATGAAATGCTTGCGGTAGTGCTGCAGCTCGGCGATGGATTCGCGGATATCGTCCAGCGCCAGGTGGCTGCCGCCCTTCTGGAAGCTGTCGCGAACCTGCGGCGCCCAGCGGGCGGCCAGTTCCTTGAGGGTGGAGACATCCAGGTTGCGGTAATGGAAATAGCTTTCCAGGGATTTCATGTGGGTATAGAGAAAGCGTCGATCCTGGCAAATGCTGTTGCCGCAGATGGGCGACTTGCCCCGGGGCACCCATTGCTCCAGGAAGGCGATGGTCTGGGCTTCGGCCTCGGCCATGCTGATCTTGCTGTCGCGTACCCGTTGAGTCAGGCCCGAGCCACCATGCTGGCGAGTGTTCCACTCGTCCATGCCGGCGAGGACTTCATCGCTGTGGTGGATCGCGATCACCGGGCCTTCGGCCAGGGTGTTGAGGTCACTGTCGGTGACAATGGTGGCCATTTCGATAATGACGTCGGTGTCGGGGTTCAGACCGGTCATTTCCAGGTCGATCCAGATCAGGTTCTGCGGATTTTGCATGGGGGGCTCCTCGGCGTAGCTGCGCAGTTTAGCCTAGGCCGGCTCCTGGGCGTGCTAAACTCGCCGCCGTTTTATCTAATCGCTGCATTCTTCATACGGAACACCCATGGCCAAACGCCAACTCAATCGCCGCCAGAACTGGCGTATCGAAAAGATCCAGGGCGAGCGCGCCGCCCGCGCCGCCAAACGCGAATCCAGTGCGGTGCAAGCCCTGGAGGGTGGTGACCTGGGTCCCGAACAGACCGGCCTGGTGATCGCCCACTTCGGCGTGCAGGTCGAGGTCGAAGCCTGTGAAGGCGAGCTGGCTGGCCAGGTCTTCCGCTGCCATCTGCGGGCCAACCTGCCGGCGCTGGTCACTGGCGACCGAGTGGTGTGGCGCGCCGGCAACCAGGGTATCGGCGTGATTGTCGCGCAATTGCCACGTCACACCGAGCTGTGCCGTCCGGACAGCCGGGGCCAGCTCAAGCCGGTGGCGGCGAACGTCGACATGATCGTCATTGTGTTCGCCCCGCTGCCAGAACCTCACGCCAACCTCATCGACCGTTACCTGGTCGCGGCCGAACATGCGGGTATCCGCCCGCTGTTGCTGCTCAACAAATTCGACCTGATCGACGAGCATAACGCCCCGGCGCTGAACGCCTTGCTGTCGGTCTATCGGCAATTGGGTTATCCGGTACTGGAAGTCTCCGCCCATCACGGCAACGGCATGGAGCAATTGCAACAGCAACTGGACGGGCGCATCAGCGTGTTCGTCGGACAGTCGGGTGTCGGCAAGTCGTCATTGGTCAACAGCCTGCTGCCGGAGGTCGACACCCGTGTCGGGCCTTTGTCCGAGCTGTCCGGCCAGGGCACCCACACCACCACCACCGCCCGGCTGTTCCATTTCCCTGGCGGCGGTGAGCTGATCGACTCCCCGGGCATTCGCGAGTTCGGCCTGGGTCATGTCAGCCGGGCCGATGTGGAAGCCGGGTTCATCGAGTTCAACGACCTGATCGGCACGTGCCGCTTCCGCGACTGCAAGCATGACCGCGAACCCGGTTGCGCCCTGCTCAAGGCACTGGAAGAAGGCCGTGTGCACCAGCAACGGATGAACAGCTACCGCTCGATCATCGCCAGCCTGCCGGAAAACAGCTACTGACTCGAAAGGAAGGGAAGCCGCACGCAGTTGTGGCGAGGGGTTTGATCCACGCCGGGGCACGAAACGCCCCCTCCCCTTCGTACTTTTGGATAAAAGCCAGGTACAGGGGCGGCTGCGCAGCCCGGCGGGGATAAATCCCCTCGCCACGGGTCCATCGACAAATCTTCAGGTCACTGCCCAGGCGTTTCGGCAGGCTTGGGCGCGACCTCGTCGAACAGGTTCAAGCGCTCGCGCAACTCATGGGCGGGCACCGGCTGCTGATCCGGTGGCAAGGCATTCGGGTCAGCCGCGGCGCCCGACGGCGTCGCCGGTGTCTCTGCGGGCGTGCCCTGATCCTGAGCTGGATCTGGCGCAGGGTCATCGGTCTGCGAACCCTCGATGGCTTTCTGCGCCTTCTTGGTCAACACGACGATGTCGATGCGTCGGTTGACCGGGTTGAACGGGTCCTTGCGGTCGAACAGCGCCGACGAGGCGTAACCGACCACCCGCGCCACCTGCTCGTCCGGGTAGCTGCCGGCCACCAGGGCACGCCGTGCCGCGTTGGCGCGGTTGGCGGAGAGCTCCCAGTTACCGAAGTCACCCTTGCCGATGTAGGGCTTGGCATCGGTATGACCGCTGATGCTGATCTTGTTCGGCACCGCCTTGATGGTGTCGGCCATGGCCAGCAGGATGTCTTCGAAATAGGGCTTGAGCCGCGCGCTGCCGGAGTCGAACATCGGCCGGTTCTCGGCATCCATGATCTGGATGCGCAAGCCGTTCGGGGTGATTTCGAACAGGATCTGGTCCTTGAACTTCTGCAGCTCCGGGTTCTCTTCGACCTTGTTCTGCAATTCCTGCAGGAGCAACTCCAGGCGTTCGCGCTCGACCTGCTCGGCCATGCCTTCGGCCTCATTGGCATCGACCGTTGCCTTGTCGGGCTGAGGCTGGGATTTGACCTCGGGGTTGAGGGTATTTTCCGGCGCAAGGACCGGAGAACCGCCCAGGTCGATGATGTAGGGCGTGCCGCTTTCGGAAAAACCGACCGGATCCTTGAAGTAACCGGCGATGGCGATCTTCTGCTCCGGGGTCGCGGTGGACAGCAGCCACAGCACCAGGAAGAACGCCATCATCGCCGTCGCGAAGTCGGCAAAGGCGATTTTCCAAGCACCGCCATGGTGCCCGCCGGCAATGCGCTTGACGCGCTTTACGATAATCGGCTGATTATTTTCCATGACCTAAGTGCTCTGCTTCACAAATACTGTTCCGTTCTGACGGTGCCTGTTGCTGCCATACTGCGTTGCCGCTCCTCGCCATAGCGGGCTATGACTCGTCGCGGCGCCTTGTCTGGCAGCAACAGTCACTGGCCAAAAAAGGAACGTATTTGCAAAGCAA
This genomic interval carries:
- the rsgA gene encoding small ribosomal subunit biogenesis GTPase RsgA, with protein sequence MAKRQLNRRQNWRIEKIQGERAARAAKRESSAVQALEGGDLGPEQTGLVIAHFGVQVEVEACEGELAGQVFRCHLRANLPALVTGDRVVWRAGNQGIGVIVAQLPRHTELCRPDSRGQLKPVAANVDMIVIVFAPLPEPHANLIDRYLVAAEHAGIRPLLLLNKFDLIDEHNAPALNALLSVYRQLGYPVLEVSAHHGNGMEQLQQQLDGRISVFVGQSGVGKSSLVNSLLPEVDTRVGPLSELSGQGTHTTTTARLFHFPGGGELIDSPGIREFGLGHVSRADVEAGFIEFNDLIGTCRFRDCKHDREPGCALLKALEEGRVHQQRMNSYRSIIASLPENSY
- the orn gene encoding oligoribonuclease — encoded protein: MQNPQNLIWIDLEMTGLNPDTDVIIEMATIVTDSDLNTLAEGPVIAIHHSDEVLAGMDEWNTRQHGGSGLTQRVRDSKISMAEAEAQTIAFLEQWVPRGKSPICGNSICQDRRFLYTHMKSLESYFHYRNLDVSTLKELAARWAPQVRDSFQKGGSHLALDDIRESIAELQHYRKHFIKF
- the motB gene encoding flagellar motor protein MotB, which codes for MENNQPIIVKRVKRIAGGHHGGAWKIAFADFATAMMAFFLVLWLLSTATPEQKIAIAGYFKDPVGFSESGTPYIIDLGGSPVLAPENTLNPEVKSQPQPDKATVDANEAEGMAEQVERERLELLLQELQNKVEENPELQKFKDQILFEITPNGLRIQIMDAENRPMFDSGSARLKPYFEDILLAMADTIKAVPNKISISGHTDAKPYIGKGDFGNWELSANRANAARRALVAGSYPDEQVARVVGYASSALFDRKDPFNPVNRRIDIVVLTKKAQKAIEGSQTDDPAPDPAQDQGTPAETPATPSGAAADPNALPPDQQPVPAHELRERLNLFDEVAPKPAETPGQ
- a CDS encoding trimeric intracellular cation channel family protein, producing MLLMLYLIAITAEAMTGALSAGRRGMDWFGVVLIACVTALGGGSVRDVLLGHYPLTWVKHPEYLVLTTAAAMLTVFLARWMRHLRSMFLVLDAVGLVAFTLIGCMTALEMGHGMLVASVSGVITGVFGGILRDIFCNDIPLIFRRELYASVSFAAAWCYLLCVYLQLPSEQAILITLFGGFLLRLLAIRFHWEMPKFVYNDEV